One Perca flavescens isolate YP-PL-M2 chromosome 9, PFLA_1.0, whole genome shotgun sequence genomic window carries:
- the LOC114561546 gene encoding proline-rich protein 36, whose amino-acid sequence MDQEETMDFKALRARFQEEELFLKQPKTKPATLEKPNFVPPPPQSPPHYLPAGARTSLLTAINQNLEAQTAGAPRVVFKEDKKESKKPLINSKGKDKSEGKLKKSKDKTTKGNKEKLEDSSADQKKEKRLPLLPGAPKESTAELVPATPPPKATPQKKKGFLGFKRSSKRDSVVLPAEPFLDTPSSDIPGPAPLIPVPSDFGDAPPGAEIAQPKALQPKALLPNIPTFPDSSAAVEITPPSTIPASLEFTPPPAFIPAPKVPTPERKTPLELQAPTLAVSRPPSQNEIIPDPPSAPPTPPPKRAVSVSPPAASTPSPSPPEPEIAAEAGIEAANIAAVATPPPPVTDPASIPPSPKAERPISALSALSRAEDMGPVKRMSACDQRIFNALEKARRKTSPPTNPSPSYSITPPPKELPPSPIGSLPDLPAVDYRGKALPPKPVNGLDHVLKGVTDEGSEALPELLVVPPPLPKKVLPSPPSLGPAPEKPVRHPSVSPGAFIPPPPLEDNEILDPPEFSETDTTDVPEFDDVTSDAYSPEPRVSDWGNTGPDTADGQNLPEFDSNGLTPPGAEAHAAPVSGDEYQDNPLPESSFPLSQESPPLAGLQAEVGNGVYESTNNLYEDITSSATKKKAKADSGKKRKGPPKNPYGEAQQETNEEKSKLGRFGKSEKKDGPDEKELKKKEKQRLEKEKKELKEKQEREKKEQKEREKKDNDMKKKFKITGQERAMYQAKATVTTKARKNDLPLNSGDILSIIRTTNCPKGKWLAKDSSNNYGYIAVDHVELDIKEMLELGKKAAITRKSVLEEEVTSTGNRASNHYPISAGSFSDDSEEWTGDDDDPISPTSETADPLAPMGHTRTLSMPDMGNKNLSVNHQHSQSDLADGPLVQARHEALQKLTTFFHSPKPVEPAASSTEPETSPVLVKENAVSLSEASSTQEMDFDQTDMPILPPPDLYA is encoded by the exons ATGGATCAG GAGGAAACAATGGACTTCAAGGCCCTGAGGGCCAGGTTCCAGGAGGAAGAACTCTTCCTGAAGCAACCCAAGACCAAACCTGCTACACTGGAGAAACCAAATTTTGTCCCACCTCCCCCCCAGAGCCCCCCACACTACCTCCCTGCTGGAGCGCGCACCTCCCTGCTCACCGCCATCAACCAGAACCTGGAAGCGCAGACAGCGGGGGCCCCCAGAGTGGTCTTCAAGGAGGACAAGAAGGAGAGCAAAAAGCCTCTCATTAACTCTAAGGGAAAAGACAAGAGTGAAGGGAAGCTGAAAAAATCGAAAGACAAGacaacaaaaggaaacaaagagaAGCTTGAGGACTCTTCCGCAGatcagaagaaagagaagaggctCCCACTGCTCCCCGGAGCACCTAAGGAGAGCACTGCAGAGCTGGTGCCAGCCACGCCTCCTCCCAAAGCCACGccacagaagaagaagggcTTCCTGGGTTTCAAGAGGTCATCAAAAAGAGATTCAGTGGTGCTCCCAGCAGAACCCTTCCTAGACACCCCCAGCTCAGACATTCCTGGACCTGCTCCACTTATCCCAGTACCTTCAGACTTTGGTGATGCACCACCAGGGGCTGAAATCGCCCAACCAAAGGCCCTTCAACCAAAGGCCCTTCTACCCAACATTCCCACCTTTCCTGACTCGAGCGCTGCAGTGGAAATTACCCCGCCCTCCACTATCCCAGCCTCTCTGGAATTCACCCCACCTCCTGCCTTTATTCCAGCTCCCAAAGTTCCAACCCCAGAGAGGAAGACTCCACTTGAATTACAAGCTCCCACCCTGGCTGTTTCCAGGCCTCCCAGCCAAAATGAAATCATTCCCGATCCACCCAGCGCTCCCCCGACCCCTCCGCCCAAGCGTGCCGTCTCGGTTTCTCCTCCGGCGGCCTccactccctctccctcccctcctgaGCCTGAGATTGCAGCTGAGGCTGGTATAGAGGCTGCAAACATAGCTGCGGTGGCGACGCCTCCTCCTCCAGTAACAGACCCTGCGTCCATTCCGCCGTCTCCCAAAGCTGAGCGTCCCATCTCGGCGCTCTCAGCCCTCTCCAGGGCGGAGGACATGGGCCCAGTGAAAAGGATGTCTGCGTGTGACCAGAGGATCTTCAACGCTCTGGAGAAGGCCCGCAGGAAGACCAG CCCGCCGACAAACCCCTCCCCATCCTACTCCATCACCCCACCTCCCAAAGAGCTTCCCCCGAGTCCCATCGGCTCTCTCCCGGACCTCCCCGCCGTTGATTATAGAGGGAAGGCCCTCCCACCGAAACCAGTCAACGGCCTTGACCACG TGTTGAAAGGAGTCACTGATGAGGGGTCCGAGGCTTTGCCAGAGCTGTTGGTGGTTCCACCTCCTCTCCCCAAGAAGGTCCTCCCGAGCCCTCCGTCTCTGGGTCCCGCTCCAGAGAAGCCAGTCAGACATCCCTCTGTCAGCCCGGGTGCAttcatccctcctcctcctctggaaGATAATG AGATCCTTGATCCTCCTGAATTCTCAGAGACGGACACCACAGACGTCCCAGAGTTTGACGATGTGACCTCAGATGCCTATTCCCCAGAGCCGCGGGTGTCAGACTGGGGGAACACCGGTCCAGATACCGCGGACGGACAGAACCTGCCAGAGTTTGACAGTAACGGGCTAACTCCTCCAGGAGCCGAGGCCCATGCAGCACCAGTGTCTGGGGACGAATACCAAGATAACCCACTACCTGAatcctctttccctctctctcaggaATCTCCACCACTGGCGGG GCTCCAAGCTGAAGTCGGCAACGGTGTCTATGAGAGCACAAACAACCTCTATGAGGACATCACCTCGTCTGCCACCAAAAAGAAAGCAAAGGCTGACAGTGGCAAGAAACGAAAAGGACCGCCAAAGA ATCCATATGGCGAGGCACAACAGGAAACG AATGAAGAGAAAAGCAAGCTGGGCCGGTTCGGCAA GTCCGAAAAGAAAGACGGGCCGGATGAGAAAGAgctgaaaaagaaagagaagcagcgcctggaaaaggagaagaaggagCTAAAGGAGAAACAAGAGCGGGAAAAGAAAgagcagaaagagagggaaaagaaGGATAACGATATGAAGAAGAAATTCAAA ATCACAGGACAGGAGCGGGCCATGTACCAGGCAAAAGCGACCGTGACGACCAAGGCACGTAAGAACGATCTGCCCCTCAACAGCGGAGACATCCTCAGCATCATCCGAACAACCAACTGTCCCAAAGGGAAATGGCTGGCCAAggacagcagcaacaact ATGGATATATTGCAGTGGATCATGTGGAGCTGGACATCAAGGAGATGTTGGAGCTGGGAAAGAAGGCTGCAATCACTCGCAAGAGTGTTCTAGAGGAGGAGGTTACCAGCACGGGGAACAG GGCCTCAAACCACTATCCAATTTCAGCAGGAAGTT TCTCAGATGACAGTGAGGAGTGGACCGGTGACGATGACGACCCTATCTCGCCTACCTCTGAAACGGCAGACCCACTGGCTCCAAT GGGCCACACCAGGACACTCTCAATGCCAGACATGG gAAACAAAAACCTTAGTGTAAACCACCAGCACAGTCAAAGTGACCTCGCAGATGGCCCCCTTGTCCA AGCAAGACATGAAGCACTTCAGAAGTTGACCACGTTTTTCCATTCACCTAAACCTGTTGAGCCAGCTGCCAG CAGCACTGAACCAGAGACAA GCCCTGTGCTAGTAAAGGAGAATGCAGTTTCCTT